CCAGGTACAGCCGTTGTGCGCCTGGTAGAAGATCGCGTTCCAGACCTCGCGCAGCTCGTGCGTGCGCGGTCGGCCCGTGCGCCCGTTCTTGGCCGCGGGCAGGACGGAGCGCACCACCGCCCACTGGGCGTCCGTCGGATCGCTGGGGTAGGGTTGGCGTGCCATCCTCCTGTGCACACGCCAACTCCATGCCACTTTGTTCACAGCCTCTGAGGGCTACACCAGGTGCTTCGGACGCGGCGCCGGGACTCCCGTCAGCATGCCACGGGCGCTGATGTCCTCATCCACGTCGGGCCAGTGAGCGCCCTGGCCGTTGCCGATGATCCGGACGTTCGCCCGCTGCTCCGGGCTCGCTTCCCACAGACGCCATGACCAGGCGAGAGGCACGCTGATCCTGCGGCCGTCCAGAAGATCGGCGATGATCTCCTCGTCCGTGACCCGCACCTCACGGATCAGCGGCTCGGTCGTTTCCACAGTGCTCATCCCACGCCTCCTTGATGCGATCGAGGTGGTCTTCGATAGTCCGACGTGCGCGGTTCAGTTCCCGTGCCGAAAAGCCGTGGTTCGTGGCGAGCGTCAGCGGTTCGATCCAGAACTTGCAGATGTCGTTCTCGCGTTGAACGTGCACGTGCGTCGGCTCGTTGCAGTCGAAACTGAAGAAGAACAGCCGGTACGGACCGGGCACCCCCTTGATCGTAGGCATGACTCCACTCTACCACCAAGCAGACTCATTCGCCAGCGGCGCGGCTCCCATCCGTCCAGAACGGAGAGGGGAACGGATTTGATCGGCTCCAACCGCCGGGTGGAGGCTGGACGACGACGCCCCCGCCGGGAGATCCCGGCGGGGGCGTCGTTTTCGCACTTCGCACTCCCCTCCTACCGATCCGAGAGCAGGTTCCGCAGGCGCGGCTCGAGCGTCTCCCTCCGCCCCGGCTCGATCAGGACGTCGGAGACGATCCCCATCAGGTCGGCGTGCCTGCGCTCCAGGCTCTCGATCCGTCCCTCCAGCTTGCCTATGCGGGCGAAGAGCGCCGAGAAGGCCAGCACCAGCGCGCCCCCCACCAGCACCAGCAGGATCGCTACGGGCATCATCGCTCTCCTCCCTCCCTACGGCCGGGCGCCGCGCCAGGAGTCCACCACCGAGCCGCCCAGGACGCAGCTCTGCACCCCCTTGCACGCCTCGCCGATCCCGGTGGACCACGCCTTGATCATGTCCAGCTCAATCAGGCGGGGGTTCGCCTCGTAGGAGCGGGCCTGGAGCTGCTTGGACTCCGCTTCGCCGCGGGCCTTGATGACCAGGGCCGCCGCGTTCACCGAGTCGATGACGAACTGCTTCTGCGCCCGGTCCAGGATCTGCGCCTGCTCCGCCGCGGCGATCCGCTGCCGCTCGATCTGCTCCGGGATCTTGATGTCGCGCACGAACACCTGCTGGATCTGTGCGCGGTTGCCCACCTTGCGCTGGATGTGCGCCCGCACCGAGTCCGACAGCGTCGGCCGCCGCGCCGAGAAGATCTCCGCCACCGTCCACCCCGACAGCGCGTTGCGGTACCCCTCGCGGATGGAGTTGCGGATCTCCGTCTCCACTGCCTCCGGGGAGCGCTTCTCCATGAACACCTCGAAGATCGTCCCCGGGTCGTACGAGTAGACGATCGCCACGTCACCCAGCACGGTGACCGGGTCGCGCGTCTGCGCCTCCATCGTCTCCTTGTCGTCCGCGCCCCGGGGGAAGTTCTGCTCGGTCATGCTGAAGCAGGTGGCGTTTGCAAAGGGGGTGAAGTTCAGCCCCGTGCTCATCTTCCGCTCCACCACGCGGCCGTAGCGGGTGAGGACGCAGTGCTCGGTGGAGTCCACCACCGTCCACCCGCCGAGCACCAGCACCAGACCGGCCAGCAGGCCGATCCCGACGACGACGGTGACCAGAATCCCTGACTTCATCTTGACTCCTGGAAAGGTTGAGGTCGAGTCCACACGCCGGGGGCCGGAC
The sequence above is drawn from the Longimicrobiaceae bacterium genome and encodes:
- a CDS encoding SPFH domain-containing protein, translating into MKSGILVTVVVGIGLLAGLVLVLGGWTVVDSTEHCVLTRYGRVVERKMSTGLNFTPFANATCFSMTEQNFPRGADDKETMEAQTRDPVTVLGDVAIVYSYDPGTIFEVFMEKRSPEAVETEIRNSIREGYRNALSGWTVAEIFSARRPTLSDSVRAHIQRKVGNRAQIQQVFVRDIKIPEQIERQRIAAAEQAQILDRAQKQFVIDSVNAAALVIKARGEAESKQLQARSYEANPRLIELDMIKAWSTGIGEACKGVQSCVLGGSVVDSWRGARP
- a CDS encoding DUF4160 domain-containing protein, with the protein product MPTIKGVPGPYRLFFFSFDCNEPTHVHVQRENDICKFWIEPLTLATNHGFSARELNRARRTIEDHLDRIKEAWDEHCGNDRAADP
- a CDS encoding transposase, whose translation is MARQPYPSDPTDAQWAVVRSVLPAAKNGRTGRPRTHELREVWNAIFYQAHNGCTW
- a CDS encoding DUF2442 domain-containing protein is translated as MSTVETTEPLIREVRVTDEEIIADLLDGRRISVPLAWSWRLWEASPEQRANVRIIGNGQGAHWPDVDEDISARGMLTGVPAPRPKHLV